The stretch of DNA CACCCTGGGCAAGCCCCAGCGCAACGGCCGCTTCGACTGGCCGCTGGAAGAGCTGATCAACACCGTCGAAGCCCAGCGACGCGGCGTACAGATGTCCGACCTTGAAGGATTCGGCTATACCCGCGATCGCCTGGGGCTGGTACAGGAATACTTCATCATTACCCGCCTGCTGGATGATTACGTCGACGGCGTACAGTGGTTGCGCAACAACCCGGACAAGATCGAGCCTTTTATCCGCGATGCATTCGGCCTGCTGCACTCCCTCGCGCAAAAGAACATCACCCACATGGATTTCTGGGCTGGCAACATCATGATCAGCCCCCAGGCTCCGCTCAAGGCCATCGACTTCGAGAACTGCTTCGCGACCATCACGCCCCATGCCAGCGAAACCCTGGGTTTTCAGTTGGGGTTCTTCTATCGCCGCGAAGTCTACAAACTGATCACCGAAGCGCAGTACGACGCGCTGGTGGAGGAATACCTCGATCAACTGCCGGGCATTTGCGCAGAGAAATTCAATGAGGTTTACCAGGCCAGCAAGCATGAATATGTGGGTCGCAAGCAACGCCGCGAAGTGTTCCTCAAAGGCAACCTGATCACCGGTTGAGCCGTTTTCCCTGCCGCGATGAATGTTGTCTCCCTCAACGGCATTGCGCCTGCAATGCCGCGAGCCGATACGGTAAACTCGCGCCACTGCTGTCTGGAGTTACTTATGCGCGAAGAGTTGAACCAGGGCCTGATCGACTTCCTCAAGGCCTCCCCTACCCCTTTCCATGCAACCGCCAGCCTCGTACAACGCCTGGAGGCCGCGGGCTACCAGCGTCTCGACGAGCGCGAGCCGTGGACCACCGAAGCCAACGGTCGCTACTACGTCACCCGCAATGACTCCTCCATCGTGGCCGTCAAGCTGGGGCGGCACTCGCCTCTGCAAGGCGGGATCCGCATGGTCGGCGCGCACACCGACAGCCCGTGCCTGCGGGTCAAGCCGCAACCTGAGCTGCAACGCCAGGGCTTCTGGCAACTGGGCGTGGAAGTCTATGGCGGCGCCCTGCTGGCGCCCTGGTTCGACCGCGACCTGTCGTTGGCCGGCCGCGTCACCTTCCGCCGCGACGGCAGGGTTGAAAGCCAGCTGATCGACTTCAAGGCGCCCATCGCGATCATCCCCAACCTGGCGATTCACCTTAATCGCGAAGCCAACCAGGGCTGGGCCATCAATGCCCAGACCGAGTTGCCGCCGATCCTCGCGCAATTCGCCGGCGACGAGCGGGTCGACTTCCGCGCGGTGCTGACCGACCAGCTGGCCCGCGAACACGGCCTGAACGCCGATGTGGTGCTCGATTACGAGCTGAGCTTCTACGACACCCAAAGCCCGGCGGTGATCGGCCTGCACGGCGACTTCATCGCCGGCGCGCGCCTGGACAACCTGCTGTCCTGCTACGCCGGCCTGCAAGCCTTGCTCAACGCCGACACCGAGGAAACCTGCGTGCTGGTCTGCAACGACCACGAAGAAGTCGGCTCCTGCTCGGCCTGTGGCGCCGACGGCCCGATGCTCGAACAGACCCTGCGCCGCCTGCTGCCCGAAGGCGACGAATTCGTGCGTACCATCCAGAAGTCGCTGCTGGTCTCGGCCGACAACGCCCACGGCGTGCACCCCAACTACGCCGACAAGCACGATGCCAACCACGGCCCGAAACTCAACGCCGGCCCGGTGATCAAGGTCAACAGCAACCAGCGCTACGCCACCAACAGCGAAACCGCCGGTTTCTTCCGCCACCTGTGCATGGCCGAGGAAGTGCCGGTGCAAAGCTTCGTGGTGCGCAGCGACATGGGTTGTGGCTCGACCATCGGCCCGATCACCGCCAGCCACCTGGGCGTGCGCACCGTGGATATCGGCCTGCCGACTTTCGCCATGCACTCGATCCGCGAACTGTGCGGCAGCCACGACCTGGCCCATCTGGTGAAGGTCTTGAGCGCGTTCTACGCCAGCCGCGATCTGCCGTAAGCTCCATGTAGCCGCTGCCGCAGGCTGCGACAAGCCCGAAGGGCTTCAGCGATCCCAAGATCCTGCGCCTGTTTTTACAGGTGATCGCAGCCAGCGCCAGCGGCTACAGGGTGCCGAAGCATTTCTGATGCACATCAACCCGAACCTCGCCAAAGCCACCTAGACTTAGGACTATCCCCTTCCGACAAGGCTGTCGCCATGATCTCGATGTCTTCGTTCCACGCCATGCTCATTCCCATTCTCTCGGGAATGATCCTGTTGGCCATCGGCTACAACTTCCGCGACAAGAACGCCGGCATCTTCAGCATGTGGGCCGGTATGCTGCTGATCCTCGGCACCGTGATCTACAAGATCCTCGCCAAACTCGCCGAATAAATCCGCCGTCCAGGCTCGCATTGGTATTGGCTGCCTCGTACACTCGGTCGATCCGCTTTTTCTGAGGTTGACCGCCCAGTGTTTGCTCGTCTTTCCGTTCTGCCCTACTGCCTGTTTCTCTGTCTCCTGACACTGTTGCCGCTGTCATCGGCCCAGGCAGTGGGTTTACCGGGCCTGCTCAACAGCGGCAAAACCCAGCCGCAAGCCGAGCAGCCCCTGGGGCAGTCGCTGGATGAAGTGATCAAGTCCCTGGAAAACGACCAGCAACGCACCCAGTTGCTGACCGACCTGAAAAAACTCCGCGACGCCACGAAGAAGGCCCAGACGCCCGCCGAAGAAGGCGTGCTCGGCCTGATCGGCGGCACCCTGTCCAGCTTCGAAAAACAGTTCTCCGGCGCCGACAGCCCGATCACTCGCTGGTCGAACGAATTCGATCAGGCCCAGGATGAACTGGCGGCCCTGATGCTGCCGGCCAGCGAATGGCTGCCGATCATCTTCGCCTTCGCCCTGATCCTGATGGTCTGGAGCCTTCTCGCCGCGGCGCTGATCTGGCTCAGCCACCGCCTGCGCGAGCGTTTCGGCCTCACCGAAGAACTGCCGCAACACCCCAAGACCTGGGACCTGCTGCGCTTCGCCCTGCGCAAACTGGGGCCCTGGCTGATCGCGTTGATCATGACCGTGTACATGACCTACAAACTGCCGTCGTCCCTGGGCAAGGACCTGGCCATGGTCCTGGCTTATGCGCTGGTGGTCGGCACCTGCTTCTCGGCAATCTGCGTGATCGCCTTTTCCGTGCTGGACGGTCCGAACCGTCACCGCGCGCTGTACATCCTGCGTCGCCAGGCGTTCCGGCCGTTGTGGCTGATCGGCAGTTTCGCCGCCTTCGGCGAGGCCTTGAGCGACCCACGGTTGATCGCCAGCCTGGGCAGCCACCTGGCGCACACCGCAGCCACCTTCGCCAATGTGATGGCGGCCTTGTCCACCGGGGTGTTCATCCTGCGTTTCCGCCGGCCGATCGCTCACCTGATCCGCAACCAGCCGCTGTCCCGCCGCCTGACCCGCCGCGCCCTGAGCGACACCATCGAGATCATCGGCACCTTCTGGTACCTGCCAGCGCTGGTGCTGGTGGCCATTTCCCTGTTCGCCACCTTCATTTCCGCCGGCGACACCAGCACCGCCCTGCGCCAGTCGCTGATCTGCACCGTGCTGCTGGTGCTGTGCATGGTGATCAACGGCCTGGTGCGCCGCCATTCCCTCAAGCCCCAGCGCGGGCACAAGCGCCACGCCCTGTATTCCGAGCGTCTCAAAGGCTTCTTCTACACCCTCGCCCACCTGCTGGTGTGGCTGGTGTTCATCGAACTCGGCCTGCGGGTCTGGGGCATGTCGCTGATCCGCTTCACCGAAGGCGACGGCCACGAAATCAGCGTCAAGCTGTTCAGCCTCGGCGGTACCCTGCTGTTCGCCTGGCTGATCTGGATCCTCAGCGACACCGCGGTGCACCACGCCCTGACCCGCTCGCGCAAAGGCCTGGCCAATGCCCGGGCACAGACCATGATGCCGCTGATC from Pseudomonas chlororaphis subsp. chlororaphis encodes:
- a CDS encoding M18 family aminopeptidase; this translates as MREELNQGLIDFLKASPTPFHATASLVQRLEAAGYQRLDEREPWTTEANGRYYVTRNDSSIVAVKLGRHSPLQGGIRMVGAHTDSPCLRVKPQPELQRQGFWQLGVEVYGGALLAPWFDRDLSLAGRVTFRRDGRVESQLIDFKAPIAIIPNLAIHLNREANQGWAINAQTELPPILAQFAGDERVDFRAVLTDQLAREHGLNADVVLDYELSFYDTQSPAVIGLHGDFIAGARLDNLLSCYAGLQALLNADTEETCVLVCNDHEEVGSCSACGADGPMLEQTLRRLLPEGDEFVRTIQKSLLVSADNAHGVHPNYADKHDANHGPKLNAGPVIKVNSNQRYATNSETAGFFRHLCMAEEVPVQSFVVRSDMGCGSTIGPITASHLGVRTVDIGLPTFAMHSIRELCGSHDLAHLVKVLSAFYASRDLP
- a CDS encoding mechanosensitive ion channel family protein — encoded protein: MFARLSVLPYCLFLCLLTLLPLSSAQAVGLPGLLNSGKTQPQAEQPLGQSLDEVIKSLENDQQRTQLLTDLKKLRDATKKAQTPAEEGVLGLIGGTLSSFEKQFSGADSPITRWSNEFDQAQDELAALMLPASEWLPIIFAFALILMVWSLLAAALIWLSHRLRERFGLTEELPQHPKTWDLLRFALRKLGPWLIALIMTVYMTYKLPSSLGKDLAMVLAYALVVGTCFSAICVIAFSVLDGPNRHRALYILRRQAFRPLWLIGSFAAFGEALSDPRLIASLGSHLAHTAATFANVMAALSTGVFILRFRRPIAHLIRNQPLSRRLTRRALSDTIEIIGTFWYLPALVLVAISLFATFISAGDTSTALRQSLICTVLLVLCMVINGLVRRHSLKPQRGHKRHALYSERLKGFFYTLAHLLVWLVFIELGLRVWGMSLIRFTEGDGHEISVKLFSLGGTLLFAWLIWILSDTAVHHALTRSRKGLANARAQTMMPLIRNVLFVAIFIIALIVALANMGMNVTPLLAGAGVIGLAIGFGAQSLVADLITGLFIIIEDSLAIDDYVDVGGHLGTVEGLTIRTVRLRDIDGIVHTIPFSEIKSIKNYSREFGYAIFRVAIPYNMDIDEAIKLMRDVGQKMRTDPLQRRNIWSPLEFQGVESFESGNAILRARFKTAPIKQWEVSRAFNLSLKRHLDEAGMDLATPRMSVQVITAGGGPQQEE